From the genome of Colius striatus isolate bColStr4 chromosome 15, bColStr4.1.hap1, whole genome shotgun sequence, one region includes:
- the ATG7 gene encoding ubiquitin-like modifier-activating enzyme ATG7 isoform X2, whose amino-acid sequence MATASSEVHHPVDPGISKLQFVPFNSALDAGFWHELTQKKLNEYRLDETPKIIKGYYYNGDPLGLPARLTLEFSAFDMNASIPARCCPAFGTLYNTNTFETFKSCDKKLLLEKEANEIWESIKSGAALENPMLLNRFLLLTFADLKKYNFYYWFCYPALCFPEGIHVIQKPVGLGDRFTLNQIQALQKAYDELCQKEGVTALPYFLIKYHDNTVVISLLKKWDGFVQAQGGKVTVGVYDPCNLSHYPGWPLRNFLILAAHKWGSILQSVEVLCFRDRTMQGVRDITHSIIFEIKLPERALGPDCPKAVGWEKNQKGGMGPRMVNLSECMDPKRLAESSVDLNLKLMCWRLVPTLDLEKIVSAKCLLLGAGTLGCSVARTLMGWGVRKITFVDNAKISYSNPVRQPLYEFEDCLSGGKPKALAAADRLQKIFPGVNAEGYNMSIPMPGHPVNFSEVTMAQARKDVAKLEELIDAHDVIFLLMDTRESRWLPAVIAASKRKLVINAALGFDTFVVMRHGLKKPKQQESGDSCLHNASASSDLLGSSLFSNIPGYKLGCYFCNDVVAPGDSTRDRTLDQQCTVSRPGLAMVAGALAVELMVSVLQHPEGGYAVASSSDDRMNEPPTSLGLVPHQIRGFLSRFDNVLPVSLAFDKCTACSTKVLDQYEREGFTFLAKVFNSSHSFLEDLTGLTLLHQETQAAEIWDMSDDETV is encoded by the exons ATGGCAACTGCCAGTAGTGAGGTGCACCATCCTGTAGACCCTGGAATCTCAAAGCTGCAGTTTGTTCCCTTCAATAGTGCCTTGGATGCAGGATTCTGGCACGAACTAACCCAGAAGAAACTCAATGAGTATCGATTGGATGAGACCCCCAAAATTATTAAGGGATACTACTACAATG GTGATCCTTTGGGTTTGCCAGCTCGCTTGACACTGGAGTTTAGTGCCTTTGATAT GAATGCTTCAATACCAGCACGTTGCTGTCCTGCTTTTGGAACATTGTATAACACCAACACTTTTGAGACTTTCAAATCCTGTGATAAGAAAttgcttttggaaaaagaagcaaatgag ATATGGGAATCGATAAAATCTGGAGCTGCACTTGAAAACCccatgctcctgaacaggttcCTGCTGCTGACATTCGCA gattTAAAGAAGTATAATTTCTATTACTGGTTTTGCTACCCTGCTCTCTGCTTCCCTGAGGGAATACATGTCATTCAGAAACCAGTGGGTCTTGGTGACAGATTCACATTAAATCAG aTTCAAGCACTTCAGAAAGCGTATGATGAGCTTTGCCAAAAAGAGGGGGTTACAGCCCTGCcttattttttaatcaagtaTCATGACAATACCGTTGTGATATCTCTGCTAAAAAAGTGGGATGGTTTCGTGCAAGCACAAGGAGGGAAG GTGACAGTTGGAGTTTATGATCCATGTAATTTATCCCACTATCCAGGATGGCCGCTGAGAAATTTCCTGATCCTGGCAGCCCACAAATG GGGCAGCATTCTCCAGTCAGTCGAGGTGCTATGCTTCAGAGACAGGACCATGCAAGGAGTGAGAGACATAACACACAGCATTAtctttgaaataaaacttcCAGAGAGAGCCCTTGGCCCAG ATTGTCCAAAAGCTGTTGGATGGGAGAAAAACCAAAAGGGAGGCATGGGTCCAAGGATGGTGAATCTGAGTGAATGCATGGATCCAAAAAG ATTAGCAGAATCATCAGTGGATCTTAATTTGAAATTGATGTGCTGGCGGTTGGTGCCTACTCTTGATTTGGAAAAAATTGTATCTGCCAAGTGCCTGCTGCTAGGAGCTGGTACACTGGGCTGTAGTGTTGCAAGGACCTTAATG GGCTGGGGAGTCAGGAAGATTACATTTGTGGACAATGCAAAGATCTCCTATTCCAACCCAGTACGACAGCCACTGTATGAATTTGAAGACTGTCTTAGTGGGGGGAAGCCTAAGGCACTTGCAGCAGCAGACAGGCTACAAAAAATCTTCCCAGGAGTG AATGCAGAAGGCTATAACATGAGCATCCCTATGCCAGGCCACCCAGTGAATTTTTCTGAAGTAACAATGGCACAGGCTCGGAAAGATGTGGCTAAACTTGAAGAGCTTATTGATGCTCATGATGTTATTTTCTTATTAATGGACACTAGAGAGAGTCGATGGCTTCCTGCTGTCATTGCAGCCAGCAAGAGAAAG TTGGTCATCAATGCTGCATTGGGATTCGACACATTTGTTGTTATGAGACACGGActaaagaaaccaaaacagcaaGAATCTGGTGATTCATGTCTCCACAATGCCTCTGCTTCTTCTGATCTCTTGGGTTCTTCACTCTTTTCAAATATCCCTGGCTATAAACTGGGTTGTTACTTCTGCAACGATGTTGTGGCACCAGGGGAT TCCACCAGGGATCGGACTCTGGATCAGCAGTGCACTGTCAGTCGGCCTGGATTAGCCATGGTAGCTGGAGCTCTTGCAGTGGAGTTAATGGTTTCTGTTTTACAGCATCCAGAAGG TGGTTACGCTGTGGCCAGCAGTAGTGATGATAGAATGAATGAGCCACCTACTTCTCTTGGACTTGTTCCTCATCAG ATCCGTGGATTTTTATCAAGGTTTGATAATGTTCTTCCAGTCAGCCTGGCATTTGACAAGTGCACAGCTTGTTCAACCAAA
- the ATG7 gene encoding ubiquitin-like modifier-activating enzyme ATG7 isoform X3 has translation MATASSEVHHPVDPGISKLQFVPFNSALDAGFWHELTQKKLNEYRLDETPKIIKGYYYNGDPLGLPARLTLEFSAFDMNASIPARCCPAFGTLYNTNTFETFKSCDKKLLLEKEANEIWESIKSGAALENPMLLNRFLLLTFADLKKYNFYYWFCYPALCFPEGIHVIQKPVGLGDRFTLNQIQALQKAYDELCQKEGVTALPYFLIKYHDNTVVISLLKKWDGFVQAQGGKVTVGVYDPCNLSHYPGWPLRNFLILAAHKWGSILQSVEVLCFRDRTMQGVRDITHSIIFEIKLPERALGPDCPKAVGWEKNQKGGMGPRMVNLSECMDPKRLAESSVDLNLKLMCWRLVPTLDLEKIVSAKCLLLGAGTLGCSVARTLMGWGVRKITFVDNAKISYSNPVRQPLYEFEDCLSGGKPKALAAADRLQKIFPGVNAEGYNMSIPMPGHPVNFSEVTMAQARKDVAKLEELIDAHDVIFLLMDTRESRWLPAVIAASKRKLVINAALGFDTFVVMRHGLKKPKQQESGDSCLHNASASSDLLGSSLFSNIPGYKLGCYFCNDVVAPGDNYLSL, from the exons ATGGCAACTGCCAGTAGTGAGGTGCACCATCCTGTAGACCCTGGAATCTCAAAGCTGCAGTTTGTTCCCTTCAATAGTGCCTTGGATGCAGGATTCTGGCACGAACTAACCCAGAAGAAACTCAATGAGTATCGATTGGATGAGACCCCCAAAATTATTAAGGGATACTACTACAATG GTGATCCTTTGGGTTTGCCAGCTCGCTTGACACTGGAGTTTAGTGCCTTTGATAT GAATGCTTCAATACCAGCACGTTGCTGTCCTGCTTTTGGAACATTGTATAACACCAACACTTTTGAGACTTTCAAATCCTGTGATAAGAAAttgcttttggaaaaagaagcaaatgag ATATGGGAATCGATAAAATCTGGAGCTGCACTTGAAAACCccatgctcctgaacaggttcCTGCTGCTGACATTCGCA gattTAAAGAAGTATAATTTCTATTACTGGTTTTGCTACCCTGCTCTCTGCTTCCCTGAGGGAATACATGTCATTCAGAAACCAGTGGGTCTTGGTGACAGATTCACATTAAATCAG aTTCAAGCACTTCAGAAAGCGTATGATGAGCTTTGCCAAAAAGAGGGGGTTACAGCCCTGCcttattttttaatcaagtaTCATGACAATACCGTTGTGATATCTCTGCTAAAAAAGTGGGATGGTTTCGTGCAAGCACAAGGAGGGAAG GTGACAGTTGGAGTTTATGATCCATGTAATTTATCCCACTATCCAGGATGGCCGCTGAGAAATTTCCTGATCCTGGCAGCCCACAAATG GGGCAGCATTCTCCAGTCAGTCGAGGTGCTATGCTTCAGAGACAGGACCATGCAAGGAGTGAGAGACATAACACACAGCATTAtctttgaaataaaacttcCAGAGAGAGCCCTTGGCCCAG ATTGTCCAAAAGCTGTTGGATGGGAGAAAAACCAAAAGGGAGGCATGGGTCCAAGGATGGTGAATCTGAGTGAATGCATGGATCCAAAAAG ATTAGCAGAATCATCAGTGGATCTTAATTTGAAATTGATGTGCTGGCGGTTGGTGCCTACTCTTGATTTGGAAAAAATTGTATCTGCCAAGTGCCTGCTGCTAGGAGCTGGTACACTGGGCTGTAGTGTTGCAAGGACCTTAATG GGCTGGGGAGTCAGGAAGATTACATTTGTGGACAATGCAAAGATCTCCTATTCCAACCCAGTACGACAGCCACTGTATGAATTTGAAGACTGTCTTAGTGGGGGGAAGCCTAAGGCACTTGCAGCAGCAGACAGGCTACAAAAAATCTTCCCAGGAGTG AATGCAGAAGGCTATAACATGAGCATCCCTATGCCAGGCCACCCAGTGAATTTTTCTGAAGTAACAATGGCACAGGCTCGGAAAGATGTGGCTAAACTTGAAGAGCTTATTGATGCTCATGATGTTATTTTCTTATTAATGGACACTAGAGAGAGTCGATGGCTTCCTGCTGTCATTGCAGCCAGCAAGAGAAAG TTGGTCATCAATGCTGCATTGGGATTCGACACATTTGTTGTTATGAGACACGGActaaagaaaccaaaacagcaaGAATCTGGTGATTCATGTCTCCACAATGCCTCTGCTTCTTCTGATCTCTTGGGTTCTTCACTCTTTTCAAATATCCCTGGCTATAAACTGGGTTGTTACTTCTGCAACGATGTTGTGGCACCAGGGGAT aaTTATCTATCTTTGTAG